One genomic segment of Streptomyces sp. RerS4 includes these proteins:
- a CDS encoding GNAT family N-acetyltransferase, with product MTSMTPVVRPARPEDLLRLVTLIHEHIAYERAAPRPDGLADRLAPHLFGDAPRLWVLLAENPEGAVAGYAACSEEFSFWDAGPYLHMDCLYLAEEARGHGLGAALMAGVADLARERGLAHVEWQTPDWNEGAIGFYDRLGATSRPKRRYAWPV from the coding sequence ATGACGTCCATGACCCCCGTCGTCCGCCCCGCCCGCCCCGAGGACCTCCTCCGTCTGGTCACGCTCATCCACGAGCACATCGCCTACGAGCGGGCCGCGCCCCGCCCCGACGGCCTCGCCGACCGACTCGCGCCCCACCTTTTCGGGGACGCGCCCCGGCTGTGGGTGCTGCTGGCCGAGAACCCCGAGGGTGCGGTGGCCGGATACGCGGCCTGCTCCGAGGAGTTCTCCTTCTGGGACGCCGGGCCCTACCTGCACATGGACTGCCTCTACCTCGCCGAGGAGGCCCGGGGGCACGGCCTCGGCGCCGCCCTCATGGCCGGCGTCGCGGACCTCGCCCGGGAGCGGGGCCTGGCCCACGTCGAATGGCAGACGCCCGACTGGAACGAGGGCGCCATCGGCTTCTACGACCGGCTGGGGGCCACGTCCCGGCCCAAGCGGCGGTACGCGTGGCCGGTGTAG
- a CDS encoding M14 family zinc carboxypeptidase, translated as MTFLRDMRYPSPRELALAARALAHEHPGLVRLRQAGVSRAGRPLWLLSVARRRGGGPREVLVVAGAHANEPVGGATALDLARRVIRAGGGDAGWHFLLCADPDGAALHRTPRPYSLADYHRNFFRPPGPEQPEWAPSLLSPDRLPPETVALGALIDELRPVLQVSLHGTDLGGSWVQLTRDIPGLAEPFGASAAELRIPVETGASDAAGWPSPGPGIFVMPERELPAGAFHPDDVRLSTWYRAHRHQGTTAIVEVPMWASARVDDPTPHPDPRGALRMLAERLTEESARVARLRDGIRGGSRCAGPGAALLRAVDWTLGLIPSVAAQWTGACAPVEATAASIGSIDAFGRRLSLRAAAMLLRVLRAEGHPSAPGLDRLVTGWCEEFADRFQARWVPVATQVEHQSRTVLAAYERLSDVHPFPQGETLRLDMPPTLDPR; from the coding sequence GTGACCTTCCTCCGTGACATGCGTTATCCCAGCCCCCGTGAACTCGCCCTGGCCGCGCGGGCGCTGGCGCATGAGCATCCCGGGCTCGTGCGGCTCCGGCAGGCCGGGGTCTCCCGGGCGGGGCGGCCGCTGTGGCTGCTCAGTGTGGCCCGGCGGCGGGGCGGGGGGCCGCGCGAGGTGCTCGTCGTCGCCGGGGCCCATGCCAACGAGCCCGTCGGCGGGGCCACCGCGTTGGACCTGGCCCGGCGGGTGATCCGGGCGGGCGGCGGTGACGCCGGCTGGCACTTCCTGTTGTGCGCCGACCCGGACGGGGCCGCCCTGCACCGCACCCCGCGCCCGTACTCCCTGGCGGACTACCACCGGAACTTCTTTCGGCCGCCCGGACCCGAACAGCCCGAGTGGGCGCCCTCGCTGCTTTCCCCGGACCGGCTCCCGCCCGAGACGGTCGCGTTGGGCGCGCTCATCGACGAGCTGCGACCCGTACTCCAGGTGTCGCTGCACGGAACCGATCTCGGCGGGTCCTGGGTACAGCTGACCCGGGACATCCCCGGCCTCGCCGAGCCGTTCGGGGCCTCGGCCGCCGAGCTGCGGATCCCGGTGGAGACCGGGGCTTCGGACGCCGCCGGATGGCCCTCCCCCGGGCCCGGGATCTTCGTCATGCCGGAGCGGGAACTCCCGGCCGGGGCCTTCCACCCGGACGACGTGCGGCTCAGTACCTGGTACCGCGCCCACCGCCACCAGGGCACCACCGCGATCGTGGAGGTGCCGATGTGGGCCTCCGCCCGGGTGGACGACCCCACCCCGCATCCCGACCCCCGGGGCGCGCTGCGGATGCTCGCGGAGCGGCTCACGGAGGAGTCCGCGCGGGTGGCCCGTCTGCGGGACGGGATCCGGGGCGGGTCGCGGTGCGCGGGTCCGGGTGCGGCGTTGCTGCGTGCCGTGGACTGGACGCTCGGGCTGATCCCGTCCGTGGCGGCGCAGTGGACGGGCGCCTGCGCTCCGGTCGAGGCCACGGCGGCGTCCATCGGCAGCATCGACGCCTTCGGGCGCCGGCTCTCGCTGCGCGCGGCGGCGATGCTGCTGCGGGTCCTGCGGGCGGAGGGGCATCCGTCGGCGCCGGGGTTGGACCGGTTGGTGACGGGGTGGTGCGAGGAGTTCGCGGACCGCTTCCAGGCCCGGTGGGTGCCCGTCGCCACTCAGGTGGAGCACCAGTCGCGGACGGTCCTGGCGGCGTACGAGCGGCTGAGCGACGTCCACCCCTTCCCGCAAGGCGAGACGTTACGTCTCGACATGCCTCCCACCCTCGATCCACGCTGA
- a CDS encoding protein kinase, which yields MPTETPDVPRQRYHLHDAWDEHESVTYWIAYDRTTRREVFIQQLHAQTAPAHKGSGPRARGHERKAAARTGGKAGPAAGKGSAAPGDRADVFPPVAPGSLLQQVHAASATGESHLLAVHDMFERDGSLWVVMDPVQPFSLHQLMRDQGRMGASEVSHLGAELAVALGELHDAGLTHGRIDPRNVFFRADRTLALAGYGSKPPTDQDDGPWVRTWRPDSRYTAPELADRTAALPPIPTRSADLWAMGVILHEITTGRRSLLYGPLRRFRWIRKVHDARPPTVAKQPELTLLLALLLSPHPGARGSAGTAAVSLDRLTHEHEPPAAGHWAVPNRAPRTPWQKVRELLVQTFTTATSRAVAAFITGVLVTIITLFGWHLVTRPSPPDAETAVLAALVFGLAYGTVRVLGQICWHGLALVRPRFRPPAGPPPPDRRPAAGAPGTERAPGEGAPDDGVPPGLPACTPRLVLRWAPVRVGSPVRLEFTLDVPAGHPWHREPGEAEPPAELMLVASTLAAGAILTPALLAYRVQDPEAGPAGFEFTALESGAHVVRITVYERLHGVVLQELHATLLSEEPALLGPARHEATGS from the coding sequence ATGCCGACCGAGACACCCGACGTACCACGGCAGCGGTACCACCTACACGATGCCTGGGACGAGCACGAATCGGTCACCTACTGGATCGCCTACGACCGCACGACGCGACGCGAGGTGTTCATCCAGCAACTGCACGCCCAGACGGCACCGGCCCACAAGGGGAGCGGGCCGCGGGCGCGCGGGCACGAGAGGAAGGCAGCGGCCCGGACCGGCGGGAAGGCCGGCCCGGCCGCCGGCAAGGGGTCCGCCGCTCCGGGCGACCGCGCGGACGTCTTCCCGCCGGTGGCCCCGGGCTCCCTGTTACAGCAGGTCCACGCCGCGTCCGCGACCGGTGAGAGCCATCTGCTCGCCGTCCACGACATGTTCGAGCGGGACGGTTCACTGTGGGTGGTGATGGATCCCGTCCAGCCCTTCTCGCTGCACCAACTGATGCGGGACCAAGGCCGGATGGGCGCCTCGGAAGTCTCCCACCTGGGCGCCGAACTGGCGGTGGCCCTCGGTGAATTGCACGACGCCGGCCTCACCCACGGCCGGATCGACCCCCGTAACGTCTTCTTCCGCGCCGACCGCACCCTGGCCCTCGCCGGCTACGGGTCGAAGCCCCCGACCGACCAGGACGATGGACCGTGGGTGCGCACCTGGCGCCCCGACTCGCGCTACACCGCACCGGAGTTGGCCGATCGCACGGCCGCCCTCCCCCCGATCCCCACCCGCTCGGCGGACCTTTGGGCGATGGGCGTGATCCTCCACGAGATCACCACCGGCCGGCGCAGCCTCCTGTACGGGCCGCTGCGACGGTTCCGATGGATCCGGAAGGTCCACGACGCCCGTCCGCCCACGGTGGCCAAGCAACCCGAACTCACGCTTCTGCTCGCCCTGTTGCTCTCGCCGCACCCCGGCGCACGTGGCTCGGCGGGCACCGCCGCGGTCTCCCTCGACCGACTCACCCACGAGCACGAACCACCGGCCGCCGGCCACTGGGCCGTCCCCAACCGGGCTCCGCGCACCCCGTGGCAGAAGGTACGCGAGCTGTTGGTGCAGACGTTCACCACCGCCACCAGCCGGGCGGTCGCCGCCTTCATCACGGGTGTGCTGGTCACCATCATCACCCTCTTCGGATGGCACCTGGTCACCCGGCCCTCGCCGCCCGACGCGGAGACCGCCGTACTGGCCGCACTCGTGTTCGGCCTCGCCTATGGGACCGTACGGGTCCTGGGTCAGATCTGCTGGCACGGCCTGGCCCTGGTGCGCCCGCGTTTTCGCCCACCCGCCGGCCCGCCACCGCCGGACAGGCGCCCCGCCGCAGGGGCCCCGGGCACGGAACGGGCCCCCGGCGAGGGCGCCCCGGACGACGGGGTCCCGCCCGGCCTCCCGGCCTGCACGCCCCGGCTCGTGCTGCGCTGGGCCCCGGTCCGCGTGGGGTCGCCCGTACGACTGGAGTTCACCCTCGACGTGCCCGCCGGCCACCCGTGGCACCGCGAGCCCGGGGAGGCCGAGCCCCCGGCGGAACTCATGCTGGTGGCCTCCACCCTCGCGGCCGGAGCCATCCTCACGCCGGCCCTCCTGGCCTACCGGGTGCAGGACCCCGAAGCGGGCCCGGCCGGCTTCGAGTTCACCGCCCTGGAATCCGGCGCCCACGTCGTACGCATCACGGTCTACGAGCGGCTGCACGGCGTGGTGCTCCAGGAACTGCACGCGACACTGTTGAGCGAGGAGCCCGCCCTCCTCGGCCCGGCCCGGCACGAGGCCACGGGGAGCTGA
- the treY gene encoding malto-oligosyltrehalose synthase: MTQQYAGTTSDHDVPTPDTPTSTYRLQLHPGFPFAAAEAAVPYLASLGVSHLHLSPVLEAVPGSTHGYDVTDHSRVRDELGGEEGLRALAACARAHGLALVLDIVPNHMAVPTPLRLNRPLWEVLREGPDSPYARWFDIDWRAGGGQLLLPVLGEPPRRPDEWTVDAAAGVLRHGRPGAPPREFPLRAGTERLPLPALLAAQWYRPACWREARTGLNYRRFFTISDLIGVRVEHPEVFAATHAKVLELVHDGVVRGLRIDHVDGLADPEAYLRRLRAEVGDDCWVVVEKILAREERLAPDWPVAGTTGYDALHRLDGLLTDPAGVAQLAARYARLADTPDWEETAATAAREVLTGDLAAELAALERRSGSDLAPAVRELLIAYPVYRPYPGGPGPSARALERAAVRAGADAVEGVRDLLLRDPAFAARFAQTSAALRAKSLEDRAFYRWAPLLSANEVGGEPGGPGVEPEEFHAYCAHLERDWPATGTVLSTHDTKRSADVRARIAVLSQAPEAMDGAGPAADGLDPQLRWVARQSAIGLGDAPERAARLAAALLKSAREAGLRTSWTDPDEAYEARVPELVPPAPAELPPALERAARANLLGATLLHLAMPGVPEVYQGAEAEFRALVDPDNRRPAVFPREALAALDAGSDPRDVSEEKLALTATLLRLRRDRPALFRGYTPLRAEGPAARHLVAFTRSPDLLVAVTRLSHRLAGSGGWRDTRLPLPPGDWHPVTPAAGGTPHRGTPLVATLLAAHPVGVWLRG, from the coding sequence ATGACCCAGCAGTACGCCGGCACGACATCGGACCATGATGTTCCGACACCCGACACCCCCACGTCCACCTACCGTCTCCAACTGCACCCCGGTTTCCCCTTCGCGGCGGCCGAGGCGGCCGTCCCGTACCTCGCCTCCCTCGGCGTGTCGCACCTGCACCTGTCCCCCGTCCTGGAGGCGGTGCCCGGCTCCACCCACGGCTACGACGTCACCGACCACTCCCGGGTCCGCGACGAGCTGGGCGGCGAGGAGGGGCTGCGGGCGCTCGCCGCCTGTGCGCGGGCGCACGGGCTGGCCCTGGTGCTCGACATCGTCCCCAACCACATGGCGGTACCGACGCCGCTACGACTCAACCGGCCGCTGTGGGAGGTGCTCCGGGAGGGGCCGGATTCCCCGTACGCCCGCTGGTTCGACATCGACTGGCGGGCGGGGGGCGGGCAACTGCTGCTGCCCGTACTCGGCGAACCCCCACGGAGGCCTGATGAGTGGACGGTCGACGCGGCGGCCGGGGTACTGCGCCACGGCCGACCGGGGGCGCCGCCCAGGGAGTTCCCGCTGCGCGCGGGGACCGAGCGGCTGCCGCTGCCCGCGCTGCTGGCCGCGCAGTGGTACCGGCCGGCCTGCTGGCGGGAGGCGCGTACCGGCCTCAACTACCGCCGGTTCTTCACCATTTCGGACCTGATCGGAGTGCGCGTCGAGCATCCCGAGGTGTTCGCCGCCACGCACGCGAAGGTGCTGGAACTGGTCCACGACGGGGTCGTCCGGGGTCTGCGGATCGACCACGTGGACGGACTGGCGGATCCCGAGGCGTACCTGCGGCGCCTGCGGGCGGAGGTGGGCGACGACTGCTGGGTGGTGGTGGAGAAGATCCTCGCCCGCGAGGAACGGCTCGCGCCCGATTGGCCGGTGGCCGGCACCACCGGCTACGACGCCCTGCACCGGCTCGACGGACTGCTCACCGACCCGGCGGGAGTGGCCCAACTGGCCGCTCGGTACGCACGGTTGGCCGATACTCCCGACTGGGAGGAGACGGCCGCGACGGCCGCGCGCGAGGTGCTCACCGGGGACCTGGCCGCCGAACTGGCCGCCCTGGAACGCCGCAGCGGCTCCGATCTCGCCCCTGCCGTACGGGAGTTGCTGATCGCCTACCCCGTCTACCGCCCCTATCCCGGCGGCCCGGGGCCCTCGGCCCGTGCCCTGGAGCGGGCGGCCGTTCGGGCCGGCGCGGACGCGGTGGAAGGCGTACGGGACCTGCTGCTGCGGGATCCGGCCTTCGCGGCACGCTTCGCCCAGACCTCGGCGGCGCTGCGCGCCAAGTCCCTGGAGGACCGGGCCTTCTACCGCTGGGCCCCGCTGCTGTCGGCCAACGAGGTCGGCGGGGAACCGGGCGGCCCCGGCGTCGAGCCCGAGGAGTTCCACGCGTACTGCGCGCACCTGGAGCGGGACTGGCCGGCCACCGGGACGGTGCTCTCCACGCACGACACGAAGCGCAGCGCGGACGTACGGGCCCGGATCGCGGTCCTCTCGCAGGCCCCGGAGGCGATGGACGGGGCGGGACCGGCGGCGGACGGGCTGGATCCGCAGCTCCGCTGGGTGGCCCGGCAGAGCGCGATCGGGCTCGGCGACGCCCCCGAGCGGGCCGCCCGGCTGGCGGCGGCCCTGCTGAAGTCGGCCCGGGAGGCGGGGCTGCGCACCTCGTGGACCGACCCCGACGAGGCGTACGAGGCCCGCGTCCCGGAGCTGGTGCCCCCGGCCCCGGCGGAGCTGCCGCCCGCGCTGGAACGTGCGGCCCGCGCCAACCTGCTCGGGGCCACCCTGCTCCACCTGGCGATGCCCGGGGTGCCGGAGGTCTACCAGGGCGCGGAGGCCGAGTTCCGGGCCCTGGTCGATCCGGACAACCGCCGCCCCGCCGTCTTCCCCCGGGAGGCCCTGGCGGCCCTGGACGCGGGCTCCGACCCGAGGGACGTCTCCGAGGAGAAGCTCGCCCTGACGGCGACCCTGCTGCGGCTGCGCCGCGACCGCCCCGCACTGTTCCGCGGCTACACCCCGCTCCGGGCGGAGGGGCCGGCGGCGCGGCACCTCGTGGCCTTCACCCGCTCCCCCGACCTGCTGGTCGCCGTCACCCGACTGTCGCACCGGCTGGCCGGCTCCGGCGGTTGGCGCGACACCCGCCTGCCCCTGCCCCCGGGCGACTGGCACCCCGTCACCCCCGCCGCCGGCGGCACCCCACACCGGGGTACCCCGCTGGTGGCCACCCTCCTGGCCGCCCACCCGGTGGGCGTATGGCTCCGCGGCTGA
- a CDS encoding MFS transporter, with protein sequence MRGTVDTYRKVIALTGPLLPLVSFFARLPVAMAQFGSVLLVAETSGSLATAGIVGGTLSAGQVVFGPVLGRLADRHGQRPVLLVAAAVNAVATGALVAGALGHLGTGALAAIGAVTGASVPLVGPLARSRSVALAHRAKADEGVVGAIHSLEGTLDEVSFVIGPALVGMAALLAHPAFALGGAAALVAVFGTVFALHPSAAVTAGSPAPVRAAGRRVRPPAVVYAVRGSLFLQGAMFGACQAGIAALTARLGVPGQAGMVYAALGVVSAGVGLAMGALPARFGLRLRWRVATAAGLALSVPLLFTDTLLSLYVVVTVLGAACAPHLITAFALTERSVEPVRLAESMAFAASSLVAGQAVSLAVSGRLAERYGPAGAFAVVGVAAALCLCLALITRVPAARSHAVTPAGARTATDAPDSGRASPEGSTAYAGR encoded by the coding sequence GTGCGTGGAACCGTCGACACCTATCGAAAAGTCATCGCCCTGACCGGGCCCCTACTGCCGCTCGTATCGTTCTTCGCCCGACTGCCCGTCGCGATGGCCCAGTTCGGGAGCGTCCTGCTGGTCGCCGAGACCAGCGGCTCCCTCGCCACCGCCGGCATCGTCGGTGGCACCCTCTCCGCCGGCCAGGTCGTCTTCGGACCCGTACTCGGCCGGCTGGCCGACCGCCACGGGCAGCGGCCCGTCCTCCTGGTCGCCGCCGCCGTCAACGCGGTGGCCACCGGCGCGCTGGTCGCGGGAGCCCTCGGCCACCTCGGCACGGGCGCCCTGGCCGCCATCGGCGCCGTCACCGGCGCGTCCGTCCCACTGGTCGGCCCCCTCGCCCGCAGCCGCTCGGTGGCGCTCGCCCACCGGGCCAAGGCCGACGAGGGGGTCGTGGGCGCGATCCACTCGCTCGAAGGCACTCTGGACGAGGTCTCGTTCGTCATAGGCCCCGCCCTGGTGGGCATGGCCGCGCTCCTCGCCCACCCGGCCTTCGCGCTCGGCGGCGCCGCCGCCCTGGTGGCCGTGTTCGGCACCGTCTTCGCCCTGCACCCGAGCGCGGCCGTCACGGCGGGTTCGCCCGCGCCCGTCCGTGCGGCGGGCCGTCGGGTCCGGCCGCCGGCCGTGGTGTACGCCGTCCGGGGCTCGCTGTTCCTCCAGGGCGCCATGTTCGGCGCCTGCCAGGCCGGAATCGCCGCGCTCACCGCCCGGCTGGGGGTGCCCGGCCAGGCCGGCATGGTCTACGCCGCCCTGGGCGTGGTCAGCGCCGGCGTCGGGCTGGCGATGGGCGCGCTGCCGGCCCGTTTCGGGCTGCGGCTGCGCTGGCGGGTCGCCACCGCCGCCGGGCTCGCCCTGTCGGTGCCGCTGCTCTTCACCGACACCCTGCTGTCGCTGTACGTCGTCGTCACCGTCCTGGGGGCCGCCTGCGCCCCGCACCTGATCACCGCGTTCGCGCTCACGGAGCGGTCGGTGGAGCCCGTCCGGCTCGCCGAGTCGATGGCCTTCGCCGCCAGCTCGTTGGTCGCCGGCCAGGCCGTCTCCCTCGCCGTCTCGGGACGGCTCGCCGAGCGGTACGGGCCCGCCGGCGCCTTCGCCGTGGTCGGCGTCGCCGCCGCGCTCTGCCTGTGCCTGGCCCTGATCACCCGCGTGCCCGCCGCTCGCTCGCACGCGGTGACCCCCGCCGGGGCCCGAACCGCGACGGACGCCCCGGACTCGGGCCGGGCTTCCCCGGAAGGGTCGACCGCCTACGCCGGGCGCTGA